The proteins below are encoded in one region of Podarcis raffonei isolate rPodRaf1 chromosome 6, rPodRaf1.pri, whole genome shotgun sequence:
- the MMP24 gene encoding matrix metalloproteinase-24 isoform X2: protein MGPAMERRQRGCRGAPAWGCRRLLLLLCAPLLCASGDTSVGPSWLKTYGYLLPSDTRMSALHSGKVMQSAVTTMQQFYGIPVTGVLDPTTIEWMKKPRCGVPDHPHLSHRRRSKRYALTGQKWRQKHITYSVHNYTPKVGELDTRKAIRQAFDVWQRVTPLTFEEVPYHEIKSDRKEADIMIFFASGFHGDSSPFDGEGGFLAHAYFPGPGIGGDTHFDSDEPWTLGNSNHDGNDLFLVAVHELGHALGLEHSNDPSAIMAPFYQYMETHNFKLPQDDLQGIQKIYGPPAEPLEPTRPLPTLPVRRIHSTSERKHDRHSRPPRPPLGDRPSTPGSKPNICDGNFNTVALFRGEMFVFKDRWFWRLRNNRVQEGYPMQIEQFWKGLPAKIDAAYERSDGKFVFFKGDKYWVFKEVTAEPGYPHNLVELGSCLPREGIDTALRWEPVGKTYFFKGDRYWRYNEDKRATDPGYPKPITVWKGIPQAPQGAFVSKEGFYTYFYKGKEYWKFDNQRLTVEPGYPRSILKDWMGCNQKEVERSKDRRLSHEDVDIMVTINDVPSTVNAIAVVIPCILSLCILVLVYTIFQFKNKEVQQSVTYYRRPVQEWV, encoded by the exons agCTGGTTAAAAACCTATGGTTATCTGCTCCCTTCTGACACCCGAATGTCTGCTCTGCACTCAGGAAAAGTTATGCAGTCTGCAGTCACCACTATGCAGCAGTTTTATGGCATCCCTGTGACAGGAGTGTTGGACCCAACGACTATTGA GTGGATGAAGAAGCCTCGCTGTGGTGTTCCTGATCATCCCCACCTAAGCCATAGACGAAGGAGCAAGCGATATGCACTAACTGGGCAAAAGTGGAGGCAGAAGCATATCACATACAG TGTTCACAACTACACCCCCAAGGTTGGAGAGCTGGATACAAGGAAAGCCATCCGGCAAGCATTTGATGTTTGGCAGAGGGTGACTCCGCTCACCTTTGAAGAAGTTCCTTACCATGAAATTAAAAGTGACAGAAAAGAGGCAGATATTATGATATTTTTTGCTTCTGGTTTCCATGGTGACAGCTCTCCTTTTGATGGGGAGGGTGGATTCCTAGCCCACGCCTATTTTCCTGGACCAGGGATCGGAGGCGATACTCATTTTGATTCAGATGAACCATGGACACTGGGAAATTCTAACCATGATG GAAATGACCTCTTTCTTGTTGCGGTGCATGAACTGGGCCATGCCCTAGGCCTTGAGCACTCCAATGACCCCAGCGCCATCATGGCTCCTTTTTATCAATATATGGAAACGCACAACTTTAAGTTACCACAGGATGACCTTCAAGGAATCCAGAAGATCTATG gccCACCTGCTGAGCCACTAGAACCCACTAGACCTTTACCAACCCTTCCTGTTCGTAGAATCCATTCTACTTCAGAAAGAAAGCATGACAGACATTCGAGACCTCCCAGACCTCCTCTAGGAGACAGGCCTTCTACCCCAGGCAGTAAACCAAACATTTGTGATGGAAACTTCAATACTGTGGCTCTCTTCAGAGgagaaatgtttgtttttaag gACCGCTGGTTTTGGCGTCTCCGTAACAACCGAGTGCAAGAAGGCTACCCCATGCAGATCGAACAGTTCTGGAAAGGGCTCCCTGCAAAAATTGATGCTGCCTATGAAAGATCTGATGGaaaatttgttttctttaaag GAGATAAATACTGGGTTTTCAAGGAGGTGACTGCAGAGCCAGGTTACCCCCACAACCTAGTGGAATTGGGCAGCTGTCTTCCCCGGGAAGGGATTGACACAGCTTTAAGGTGGGAGCCTGTAGGCAAAACCTATTTCTTCAAAGGAGACCGATATTGGAGGTATAACGAAGACAAGAGAGCAACAGATCCCGGCTACCCCAAACCCATCACTGTGTGGAAAGGAATCCCACAAGCCCCGCAAGGAGCTTTTGTTAGTAAAGAAGGCT TTTATACCTACTTTTATAAAGGTAAGGAATACTGGAAGTTTGATAACCAGAGGCTGACTGTGGAGCCGGGATACCCCAGGTCAATCCTCAAAGACTGGATGGGCTGCAACCAAAAGGAGGTTGAAAGGAGCAAAGACCGGCGGCTCTCTCACGAAGATGTGGATATTATGGTGACTATAAACGATGTGCCTAGCACTGTCAATGCAATTGCAGTCGTGATCCCCTGCATTTTATCTCTGTGTATCCTTGTCCTGGTATACACAATCTTCCAGTTCAAGAACAAAGAGGTCCAGCAAAGCGTGACCTATTACAGACGACCCGTACAAGAGTGGGTATGA
- the MMP24 gene encoding matrix metalloproteinase-24 isoform X1 produces MGPAMERRQRGCRGAPAWGCRRLLLLLCAPLLCASGDTSVGPVGTGSGEPPAWSWLKTYGYLLPSDTRMSALHSGKVMQSAVTTMQQFYGIPVTGVLDPTTIEWMKKPRCGVPDHPHLSHRRRSKRYALTGQKWRQKHITYSVHNYTPKVGELDTRKAIRQAFDVWQRVTPLTFEEVPYHEIKSDRKEADIMIFFASGFHGDSSPFDGEGGFLAHAYFPGPGIGGDTHFDSDEPWTLGNSNHDGNDLFLVAVHELGHALGLEHSNDPSAIMAPFYQYMETHNFKLPQDDLQGIQKIYGPPAEPLEPTRPLPTLPVRRIHSTSERKHDRHSRPPRPPLGDRPSTPGSKPNICDGNFNTVALFRGEMFVFKDRWFWRLRNNRVQEGYPMQIEQFWKGLPAKIDAAYERSDGKFVFFKGDKYWVFKEVTAEPGYPHNLVELGSCLPREGIDTALRWEPVGKTYFFKGDRYWRYNEDKRATDPGYPKPITVWKGIPQAPQGAFVSKEGFYTYFYKGKEYWKFDNQRLTVEPGYPRSILKDWMGCNQKEVERSKDRRLSHEDVDIMVTINDVPSTVNAIAVVIPCILSLCILVLVYTIFQFKNKEVQQSVTYYRRPVQEWV; encoded by the exons agCTGGTTAAAAACCTATGGTTATCTGCTCCCTTCTGACACCCGAATGTCTGCTCTGCACTCAGGAAAAGTTATGCAGTCTGCAGTCACCACTATGCAGCAGTTTTATGGCATCCCTGTGACAGGAGTGTTGGACCCAACGACTATTGA GTGGATGAAGAAGCCTCGCTGTGGTGTTCCTGATCATCCCCACCTAAGCCATAGACGAAGGAGCAAGCGATATGCACTAACTGGGCAAAAGTGGAGGCAGAAGCATATCACATACAG TGTTCACAACTACACCCCCAAGGTTGGAGAGCTGGATACAAGGAAAGCCATCCGGCAAGCATTTGATGTTTGGCAGAGGGTGACTCCGCTCACCTTTGAAGAAGTTCCTTACCATGAAATTAAAAGTGACAGAAAAGAGGCAGATATTATGATATTTTTTGCTTCTGGTTTCCATGGTGACAGCTCTCCTTTTGATGGGGAGGGTGGATTCCTAGCCCACGCCTATTTTCCTGGACCAGGGATCGGAGGCGATACTCATTTTGATTCAGATGAACCATGGACACTGGGAAATTCTAACCATGATG GAAATGACCTCTTTCTTGTTGCGGTGCATGAACTGGGCCATGCCCTAGGCCTTGAGCACTCCAATGACCCCAGCGCCATCATGGCTCCTTTTTATCAATATATGGAAACGCACAACTTTAAGTTACCACAGGATGACCTTCAAGGAATCCAGAAGATCTATG gccCACCTGCTGAGCCACTAGAACCCACTAGACCTTTACCAACCCTTCCTGTTCGTAGAATCCATTCTACTTCAGAAAGAAAGCATGACAGACATTCGAGACCTCCCAGACCTCCTCTAGGAGACAGGCCTTCTACCCCAGGCAGTAAACCAAACATTTGTGATGGAAACTTCAATACTGTGGCTCTCTTCAGAGgagaaatgtttgtttttaag gACCGCTGGTTTTGGCGTCTCCGTAACAACCGAGTGCAAGAAGGCTACCCCATGCAGATCGAACAGTTCTGGAAAGGGCTCCCTGCAAAAATTGATGCTGCCTATGAAAGATCTGATGGaaaatttgttttctttaaag GAGATAAATACTGGGTTTTCAAGGAGGTGACTGCAGAGCCAGGTTACCCCCACAACCTAGTGGAATTGGGCAGCTGTCTTCCCCGGGAAGGGATTGACACAGCTTTAAGGTGGGAGCCTGTAGGCAAAACCTATTTCTTCAAAGGAGACCGATATTGGAGGTATAACGAAGACAAGAGAGCAACAGATCCCGGCTACCCCAAACCCATCACTGTGTGGAAAGGAATCCCACAAGCCCCGCAAGGAGCTTTTGTTAGTAAAGAAGGCT TTTATACCTACTTTTATAAAGGTAAGGAATACTGGAAGTTTGATAACCAGAGGCTGACTGTGGAGCCGGGATACCCCAGGTCAATCCTCAAAGACTGGATGGGCTGCAACCAAAAGGAGGTTGAAAGGAGCAAAGACCGGCGGCTCTCTCACGAAGATGTGGATATTATGGTGACTATAAACGATGTGCCTAGCACTGTCAATGCAATTGCAGTCGTGATCCCCTGCATTTTATCTCTGTGTATCCTTGTCCTGGTATACACAATCTTCCAGTTCAAGAACAAAGAGGTCCAGCAAAGCGTGACCTATTACAGACGACCCGTACAAGAGTGGGTATGA